A section of the Methanoregula formicica SMSP genome encodes:
- the mtxX gene encoding methanogenesis marker protein Mmp4/MtxX, which produces MPVAVKRVGIGIFEDPEKVIESAVAVCTSMEISCYCRPGIVKDKPSERSVHILESAHPEQAMIDDLMNGSIDAAVRGTLPANATLKALKIAEGVDHLERIALLETAGGKKFLLTPVGVDEGWTVPEKLELIKKGKIIAKKFGLPEKTGILSGGRLGDIGRHKQVDASMAEAELVAKLSDSVHCEILIEDAIQTCGLIIAPDGISGNLIFRTLTFLGNGYGHGAPVVNIRRIFVDSSRASPNYANALLLAASLLE; this is translated from the coding sequence ATGCCAGTCGCGGTAAAGCGGGTCGGGATCGGGATCTTTGAGGATCCGGAGAAGGTTATCGAGAGTGCGGTCGCCGTCTGCACCTCCATGGAAATTTCCTGTTATTGCCGGCCCGGCATCGTGAAGGACAAGCCTTCCGAACGATCGGTCCATATCCTTGAGTCTGCACATCCCGAGCAGGCGATGATCGACGACCTCATGAACGGTTCGATCGATGCCGCGGTACGGGGAACGTTACCCGCAAACGCGACACTGAAAGCGCTGAAGATTGCCGAGGGGGTCGACCACCTTGAGCGGATCGCCCTCCTTGAGACGGCCGGCGGGAAGAAATTCCTGCTGACACCGGTCGGCGTGGACGAAGGCTGGACCGTCCCGGAAAAACTCGAACTGATCAAGAAAGGGAAGATCATTGCAAAAAAATTCGGCCTGCCGGAGAAGACCGGCATCCTCTCCGGTGGCAGGCTCGGGGACATCGGGCGCCATAAGCAGGTGGACGCGAGCATGGCCGAGGCCGAACTGGTTGCAAAACTCTCGGATTCCGTGCACTGCGAGATCCTGATCGAAGATGCGATCCAGACCTGCGGCCTCATCATAGCTCCGGACGGGATCTCGGGGAACCTTATCTTCCGGACACTCACATTTTTAGGAAACGGGTACGGGCATGGGGCGCCTGTGGTAAATATCCGCAGAATTTTCGTGGATAGTTCGCGCGCCTCTCCAAATTATGCCAATGCGTTATTGCTCGCAGCATCTTTGCTGGAATAA
- a CDS encoding histone family protein, whose amino-acid sequence MADLPIAAVVRIAKKNGAERVGSDAAEALVAKAEKYIAQLTKEANKLAEHAGRKTIKKEDVDLASKSN is encoded by the coding sequence ATGGCAGATTTACCAATCGCCGCAGTTGTAAGGATTGCAAAGAAAAACGGAGCCGAACGCGTGGGAAGCGATGCAGCCGAGGCACTGGTTGCCAAGGCCGAGAAGTACATCGCCCAGCTGACTAAAGAAGCCAACAAGCTTGCCGAGCACGCTGGCAGGAAGACCATCAAGAAGGAAGACGTGGACCTGGCGTCCAAGTCCAACTAA
- the hisB gene encoding imidazoleglycerol-phosphate dehydratase HisB produces the protein MRVVDVKRETKETKIVVKLNPDGKGMVKVDSGVPFFDHMLTAMARHGGFDLTCTAKGDLHVDCHHTIEDIGIVLGDAIKQVIGEGRGIRRFAHAVIPMDESLGEVALDCGGRGYLVWKGTFGNKLVGTIPADIFEHFFYSLCTRAGITAHISFSGKNDHHQCEAAFKAFGIALGQALALTGDKKVRSTKGKF, from the coding sequence ATGAGAGTTGTGGACGTGAAGCGCGAGACAAAGGAAACGAAGATCGTAGTGAAACTGAACCCCGACGGGAAGGGGATGGTGAAGGTGGACAGCGGGGTCCCGTTTTTCGACCATATGCTGACCGCGATGGCCCGGCACGGGGGGTTCGATCTTACCTGCACGGCAAAGGGCGACCTGCATGTGGACTGCCACCACACCATCGAGGACATCGGCATCGTCCTTGGCGATGCGATAAAGCAGGTTATCGGCGAGGGCCGGGGCATCCGGCGGTTTGCCCATGCGGTCATCCCGATGGATGAGTCTCTCGGTGAAGTTGCCCTCGACTGCGGGGGCCGGGGATACCTTGTCTGGAAGGGAACGTTTGGCAACAAGCTGGTTGGCACCATCCCGGCCGACATCTTCGAGCACTTCTTCTACTCGCTCTGCACCCGCGCCGGCATCACGGCCCACATCTCGTTCTCCGGCAAAAACGACCACCACCAGTGCGAAGCAGCGTTCAAGGCATTCGGCATCGCCCTCGGGCAGGCACTTGCGCTGACCGGGGACAAGAAGGTCCGGAGCACCAAGGGGAAGTTCTGA
- the hisA gene encoding 1-(5-phosphoribosyl)-5-[(5-phosphoribosylamino)methylideneamino]imidazole-4-carboxamide isomerase yields the protein MNIFPAVDILGGKCVQLVQGKRESATAYGDPFACATRWLDLGATALHVVNLDGAFGTASKNAGLIKDLIKKTGVEIELGGGIRSVDDARNWLETGVDRVIISTLATRDPGCIRTLSREFGKERVMPGVDAKGGQIAVHGWQETAGDYIGWAKRFEELGAGSLLYTNVDVEGLQQGIRIDPVKQLIDAVTIPVVVAGGVSARSDVAALKAAGAAGAVLGSALYSGKIKLKDALEECR from the coding sequence ATGAACATCTTTCCCGCTGTCGACATCCTTGGGGGGAAGTGCGTCCAGCTCGTGCAGGGGAAACGCGAGAGTGCCACGGCATACGGCGACCCGTTTGCCTGTGCAACCCGCTGGCTGGATCTGGGAGCAACAGCGCTCCACGTTGTCAACCTTGATGGGGCGTTTGGGACGGCCTCGAAGAATGCAGGGCTCATTAAAGACCTGATCAAAAAGACCGGTGTCGAGATCGAGCTGGGCGGGGGCATCCGTTCCGTGGATGATGCCAGGAACTGGCTCGAGACCGGCGTGGACCGGGTCATTATCTCGACCCTTGCAACCCGGGATCCGGGGTGCATCCGGACCCTTTCCCGCGAGTTCGGGAAAGAACGGGTGATGCCCGGGGTTGATGCAAAAGGCGGGCAGATCGCCGTGCATGGCTGGCAGGAGACGGCCGGGGACTATATCGGCTGGGCGAAACGGTTCGAAGAGCTGGGTGCCGGCTCGCTGTTGTACACGAACGTGGATGTCGAGGGATTGCAGCAGGGCATACGGATCGATCCGGTGAAGCAGCTGATCGATGCGGTAACAATCCCCGTTGTTGTTGCCGGTGGTGTCTCGGCCCGTTCCGATGTAGCCGCCCTGAAGGCAGCCGGGGCAGCCGGAGCGGTGCTCGGCTCGGCGTTGTACAGCGGGAAGATCAAACTGAAGGATGCACTGGAGGAATGCAGATGA
- the hisG gene encoding ATP phosphoribosyltransferase — protein MAKPAPVTKKSRDTPSFSAVVRLAIPNKGRIAAPILDLVEKSGLHLAESGAERRLITRTLDPHVEILFARPVDIPEYVANGAADLGITGHDMVIERESDVEELLDLQSGRGKLVLAVHEDSGITSAKQLKGKKVATEFPVITGRYFAKKKVDVEIVQVGGACEATPHLGIADAIIDLSSSGTTLKTNRLRVIDEVLTTSTHLIANRESLKQKREKIDEIHLALESVIRARGQCYLMMNAKRSCLDAVKKVLPGLSGPTVMDVASSEGLVAVHAVVSEERVYTLINQLRRAGARDILVMAIQRMIR, from the coding sequence ATGGCAAAACCTGCACCTGTCACCAAAAAATCCCGTGACACCCCCTCTTTTTCTGCCGTAGTGCGGCTTGCGATCCCCAACAAGGGAAGGATCGCCGCCCCTATCCTCGATCTTGTGGAGAAGAGCGGGCTCCACCTTGCGGAGAGCGGGGCCGAACGGCGTTTGATCACCCGGACCCTGGACCCCCATGTCGAGATCCTCTTTGCCCGTCCCGTGGATATCCCCGAGTACGTTGCAAACGGGGCGGCCGACCTCGGCATCACCGGCCACGACATGGTGATCGAGCGGGAGTCCGATGTCGAGGAGCTCCTCGACCTCCAGTCCGGCAGGGGGAAACTGGTCCTTGCCGTGCACGAGGACTCCGGCATAACCTCGGCTAAGCAGCTGAAGGGGAAGAAGGTGGCGACCGAGTTCCCGGTTATCACCGGCAGGTACTTTGCAAAGAAGAAGGTGGACGTCGAGATCGTGCAGGTTGGCGGGGCCTGCGAGGCAACCCCGCATCTCGGGATCGCGGACGCGATCATCGACCTGTCAAGCTCGGGCACGACGCTGAAGACCAACCGCCTCCGGGTGATCGATGAGGTTCTCACAACCTCCACCCACCTTATCGCAAACCGCGAGTCCCTGAAGCAAAAGCGGGAGAAGATCGACGAGATCCACCTTGCGCTGGAGAGCGTGATCCGGGCACGGGGACAGTGTTACCTGATGATGAACGCCAAACGGTCCTGCCTTGATGCAGTAAAAAAGGTCCTGCCCGGTCTCTCCGGGCCGACCGTGATGGACGTTGCCTCCTCGGAGGGTCTTGTTGCAGTCCACGCGGTGGTCAGCGAGGAGCGGGTGTACACCCTCATCAACCAGCTCCGGCGTGCCGGAGCCCGGGATATTCTCGTGATGGCCATCCAGCGGATGATCCGGTAG